In the genome of Meles meles chromosome 4, mMelMel3.1 paternal haplotype, whole genome shotgun sequence, one region contains:
- the LOC123939889 gene encoding uncharacterized protein LOC123939889 yields the protein MGDISQEPVMPPVQRRKLDPLPKKHRRLRKAVRTKRMRKNKRKVKVETLCPPILPTPLVPPQSEEDEVVDTKPTVLSAHKDDPDLPSEDQLQSQQDEGACVMHQECPIQPCERPASPEPGPSSPAVTSLASPPLCFGRFLSCVCRTFSRSRKRKPPRRQGTELTEAGGDAKSLRPSLLRDLGKNRVQPHEGL from the exons ATGGGTGACATTTCACAAGAGCCTGTCATGCCTCCAGTCCAGAGGAGAAAGTTAGATCCACTTCCAAAAAAGCATAGACGTCTTAGGAAGGCTGTAAGGACAAAGAGAATgaggaagaacaagaggaagGTGAAAGTGGAGACCCTCTGCCCCCCAATCCTTCCAACACCTTTGGTACCACCACAAAGTGAAGAAGATGAAGTGGTAGATACAAAGCCGACTGTACTCAGTGCTCACAAAGATGATCCTGACCTTCCCAGTGAA GACCAGTTACAGAGTCAGCAGGATGAGGGTGCCTGTGTGATGCATCAGGAGTGTCCAATCCAGCCCTGTGAGCGGCCAGCATCCCCGGAGCCTGGACCCTCTTCTCCTGCAGTGACATCCTTGGCATCCCCGCCACTCTGCTTTGGTCGCTTCTTAAGCTGTGTCTGCCGGACCTTCTCGAGGTCTAGGAAGCGGAAGCCCCCCCGGAGGCAGGGTACTGAGCTGACTGAGGCAGGAGGTGATGCCAAGTCTCTAAGACCTAGCCTGCTCAGGGATCTGGGCAAAAACAGAGTGCAGCCTCATGAGGGCCTGTAG